Proteins co-encoded in one Cupriavidus metallidurans CH34 genomic window:
- the napA gene encoding periplasmic nitrate reductase subunit alpha, translating to MPLTRRDFIKQTAIAATASVAGVSLPTDAANFVTDSEVTKLKWSKAPCRFCGTGCGVTVAVKDNKVVATQGDPLCEVNKGLNCVKGYFLSKIMYGQDRLTKPLLRMKNGKYDKNGEFAPVSWDRAFDEMEAQFKRVLKEKGPTAVGMFGSGQWTVWEGYAASKLYKAGFRSNNIDPNARHCMASAVTGFMRTFGMDEPMGCYDDIEAADVFVLWGSNMAEMHPILWTRITDRRLSHPKTRVAVLSTFTHRSFDLADIPVIFKPQTDLAMLNFIANYIIRNNKVNKDFVNKYTVFKEGVTDIGYGLRPDNPLQKAAKNAGNPNDSKLITFDDFAKFVSKYDADYVSKLSGVPKKQLEQLAELYADPNLKVMSLWTMGFNQHTRGTWVNNMAYNVHLLTGKIATPGNSPFSLTGQPSACGTAREVGTFSHRLPADMVVTNPKHREEAERIWKLPPGTIPDKPGYHAVLQNRMLRDGKLNAYWVQVNNNMQAAANMMEETLPGYRNPTNFIVVSDAYPTVTALSADLILPTAMWVEKEGAYGNAERRTQFWHQLVDAPGEARSDLWQLMEFSKRFKVEDVWPAELIAKKPEYKGKTLFDVLYRNGQVDKFPLKETASDYNNYESKAFGFYVQKGLFEEYATFGRGHGHDLAPFDMYHEARGLRWPVVNGKETRWRYREGSDPYVKAGTGFQFYGNPDGKAVIYALPYEPPAESPDKEYPFWLATGRVLEHWHSGSMTRRVPELYRAFPNAVCFMHPEDAKALGLRRGVEVEVVSRRGRMRTRIETRGRDAPPRGLVFVPWFDASQLINKVTLDATCPISLQTDFKKCAVKIVKV from the coding sequence ATGCCACTCACGCGCCGTGATTTCATCAAGCAGACAGCCATCGCCGCCACGGCCTCGGTGGCGGGCGTCTCGCTGCCGACGGATGCGGCCAATTTCGTGACGGACAGCGAAGTCACGAAACTGAAATGGTCGAAGGCGCCCTGCCGCTTCTGCGGCACGGGGTGCGGTGTGACCGTCGCGGTCAAGGACAACAAGGTGGTGGCCACCCAGGGCGACCCGCTTTGCGAGGTCAACAAGGGCCTGAATTGCGTGAAGGGCTACTTCCTGTCGAAGATCATGTATGGGCAGGACCGCCTGACCAAGCCGCTGCTGCGGATGAAGAACGGCAAGTACGACAAGAACGGCGAATTCGCGCCGGTCAGCTGGGATCGCGCCTTCGACGAGATGGAGGCCCAGTTCAAGCGCGTGCTCAAGGAGAAAGGCCCGACCGCCGTGGGCATGTTCGGCTCCGGCCAGTGGACCGTATGGGAAGGCTACGCCGCTTCCAAGCTGTACAAGGCGGGGTTCCGCTCCAACAACATCGACCCGAACGCGCGCCATTGCATGGCGTCGGCCGTGACCGGCTTCATGCGCACCTTCGGCATGGACGAGCCGATGGGCTGCTATGACGACATCGAGGCCGCCGACGTCTTTGTGCTGTGGGGCTCCAATATGGCGGAGATGCACCCGATCCTGTGGACACGCATCACGGACCGCCGCCTGAGCCACCCCAAGACCCGCGTGGCCGTGCTGTCCACGTTCACGCATCGTTCGTTCGACCTGGCCGATATCCCGGTCATCTTCAAGCCCCAGACCGACCTGGCGATGCTGAACTTTATCGCCAACTACATCATCCGCAATAACAAGGTCAACAAGGACTTCGTCAACAAGTACACGGTGTTCAAGGAAGGCGTGACCGATATCGGCTATGGCCTGCGCCCGGACAATCCGCTCCAGAAGGCGGCCAAGAACGCCGGCAACCCGAACGACTCCAAGCTGATTACGTTCGACGACTTCGCGAAGTTCGTGTCGAAGTACGATGCTGACTACGTCAGCAAGCTCTCCGGCGTGCCCAAGAAGCAGCTCGAGCAACTGGCCGAGCTTTATGCCGACCCGAATCTCAAGGTCATGTCGCTGTGGACCATGGGTTTCAACCAGCACACGCGCGGCACGTGGGTCAACAACATGGCCTACAACGTCCACCTGCTGACGGGCAAGATCGCCACGCCGGGCAACAGTCCGTTCTCGCTGACAGGGCAGCCATCCGCCTGCGGCACGGCACGGGAGGTAGGCACGTTCTCGCACCGGCTGCCGGCCGACATGGTCGTCACCAATCCCAAGCACCGCGAGGAAGCCGAACGTATCTGGAAGCTGCCGCCGGGGACTATCCCCGACAAGCCCGGCTACCACGCCGTCCTGCAGAACCGGATGCTCAGGGACGGCAAGCTCAACGCGTACTGGGTGCAGGTCAACAACAACATGCAGGCGGCAGCCAACATGATGGAGGAGACCCTGCCCGGCTACCGCAATCCGACGAACTTCATCGTCGTCTCCGACGCCTACCCGACGGTCACCGCGCTGTCGGCCGACCTGATCCTGCCCACCGCGATGTGGGTCGAAAAGGAAGGCGCGTACGGTAACGCGGAACGCCGCACGCAGTTCTGGCACCAGCTCGTAGACGCCCCGGGCGAGGCGCGCTCCGATCTCTGGCAGTTGATGGAATTCTCGAAGCGCTTCAAGGTCGAGGACGTCTGGCCGGCGGAACTGATCGCGAAGAAACCCGAGTACAAGGGCAAGACGCTCTTCGACGTGCTGTATCGCAACGGCCAGGTCGACAAGTTCCCGCTCAAGGAAACCGCCTCCGACTACAACAACTACGAGTCCAAGGCTTTCGGCTTCTACGTCCAGAAGGGCCTGTTCGAGGAATACGCGACCTTCGGCCGTGGCCACGGCCACGACCTGGCGCCGTTCGACATGTACCACGAGGCACGCGGCTTGCGCTGGCCGGTGGTCAACGGCAAGGAAACGCGCTGGCGCTATCGCGAAGGCTCGGACCCGTACGTGAAGGCGGGTACCGGCTTCCAGTTCTACGGCAACCCGGACGGCAAGGCCGTGATCTACGCCCTGCCCTACGAGCCGCCGGCCGAGTCCCCGGACAAGGAATACCCGTTCTGGCTGGCCACGGGCCGCGTGCTCGAACACTGGCACTCCGGCTCGATGACGCGGCGCGTGCCGGAGCTGTACCGCGCCTTCCCGAACGCGGTGTGCTTCATGCATCCGGAAGACGCCAAGGCACTGGGGCTGCGGCGCGGGGTGGAAGTGGAAGTGGTCTCGCGTCGCGGCCGTATGCGCACGCGCATCGAAACCCGCGGACGCGACGCGCCGCCGCGCGGTCTGGTATTCGTGCCCTGGTTCGATGCCAGCCAGCTGATCAACAAGGTCACGCTCGACGCCACCTGCCCGATCTCGCTGCAGACCGACTTCAAGAAGTGCGCGGTCAAGATCGTCAAGGTATGA
- a CDS encoding chaperone NapD, producing the protein MPASGVSIPIVPVPAGEEWHIAGIMVYANPEKLDAVCSAIDAMTGMEIHAISDAGKIVVTAEAPSSRAIAAQLTCLHQLEGVFSATLVYQHNEDAAAMNEEISDATHAP; encoded by the coding sequence ATGCCAGCATCAGGAGTGTCGATTCCCATCGTGCCCGTGCCGGCCGGCGAAGAGTGGCATATCGCCGGCATCATGGTGTACGCGAACCCGGAAAAGCTCGATGCCGTCTGCTCGGCCATCGACGCCATGACTGGCATGGAGATCCATGCGATCAGTGACGCCGGCAAGATCGTCGTCACCGCGGAAGCACCCAGCTCGCGCGCCATCGCCGCGCAACTCACCTGTCTGCATCAACTCGAAGGCGTCTTTTCCGCCACGCTGGTCTACCAGCACAACGAAGATGCCGCCGCCATGAACGAGGAGATCTCCGATGCCACTCACGCGCCGTGA
- the napE gene encoding periplasmic nitrate reductase, NapE protein, which translates to MQSGSVEDPQRKTEELRSFLFLTAVMVPVLSVIVVAGYGFIVWMSQLISGPPTH; encoded by the coding sequence ATGCAATCAGGCAGCGTCGAAGATCCCCAGCGCAAAACGGAAGAACTGCGCAGCTTCCTGTTTCTGACCGCCGTGATGGTGCCCGTGCTCTCGGTCATCGTCGTGGCCGGCTATGGCTTCATCGTCTGGATGAGCCAACTGATCAGCGGACCGCCAACCCATTGA
- a CDS encoding class I SAM-dependent methyltransferase: MQSKDHWETVYATKPPTEVSWYQSAPTLSLDLIRKLDLPADATIADIGGGASTLVDHLLSLGLHRLVVVDLAGHALAAARDRLGARAAGVRWIVGDVTTPVLPEASADLWHDRAVFHFLTASEDRAAYVAQARRAVRPGGHLIIATFALDGPTQCSGLPVVRYDVAGLRAEFAPAFDLVAHTTETHTTPAGHAQSFLYCHFVPHPSALMPD, from the coding sequence ATGCAAAGCAAAGATCACTGGGAGACCGTCTACGCGACGAAGCCGCCAACAGAGGTCAGTTGGTATCAATCCGCGCCGACCCTGTCGCTCGACCTGATCCGCAAGCTCGATCTGCCAGCGGACGCCACCATCGCCGACATTGGCGGGGGTGCCTCGACGCTGGTCGATCATCTTTTGTCACTGGGATTGCATCGCCTGGTAGTTGTCGACCTTGCCGGCCATGCACTGGCCGCTGCGCGGGACCGTCTGGGTGCACGGGCGGCCGGTGTGCGCTGGATCGTCGGCGATGTCACCACGCCGGTATTGCCGGAAGCGTCCGCCGATCTCTGGCATGACCGTGCTGTGTTTCACTTTCTGACCGCGTCAGAGGATCGCGCGGCGTATGTGGCGCAGGCCAGGCGCGCGGTCCGGCCCGGCGGTCACTTGATCATCGCTACCTTCGCGCTGGACGGGCCCACGCAATGCAGCGGCCTGCCGGTGGTGCGATACGACGTCGCAGGGCTGCGGGCCGAGTTCGCCCCCGCCTTCGATCTCGTCGCGCACACCACGGAGACCCATACAACCCCGGCGGGGCACGCGCAGTCATTCCTGTACTGCCACTTCGTGCCTCATCCTTCGGCCTTGATGCCCGACTGA